One genomic segment of Aliarcobacter cibarius includes these proteins:
- a CDS encoding FtsZ/tubulin family protein — protein sequence MDNLSIIIITFTVVIFLYLLYKGLKSVYQDFKNIYYFKIKNYFIKKKQEQYSEKKKIIGIGGGGSNIVEYLANQYESLIINSDKRALEQKKVKNKIYLKKPDNLGCGSNEKCGFSLITEDVLNQIDNFINENLSITLIATLGGGVGSGSTKAIAEYLSNKNIIVKCILVKPFSWEGSKKSNRANETIDFLKQLKNVSIIEIENDELKSFEHLSMKESFNLLNNKINLMI from the coding sequence GTGGATAATCTATCAATTATTATAATTACTTTTACAGTTGTTATATTTTTGTATCTATTATATAAAGGTCTAAAATCTGTTTATCAAGATTTTAAAAATATCTATTATTTTAAAATCAAAAATTATTTCATTAAGAAAAAGCAAGAACAATACAGTGAAAAGAAAAAAATCATAGGTATTGGTGGTGGAGGTTCTAATATAGTTGAATATCTGGCAAATCAATATGAAAGCTTAATTATAAATAGCGATAAAAGAGCCTTAGAACAAAAAAAAGTAAAAAATAAAATATATCTTAAAAAACCTGATAATCTAGGTTGTGGTTCTAATGAAAAATGTGGATTTTCTTTAATTACAGAGGATGTATTAAATCAAATTGATAATTTTATAAATGAAAATTTATCAATAACTTTAATAGCAACTCTAGGTGGTGGAGTTGGTAGTGGTTCTACAAAAGCAATAGCAGAATATTTATCAAATAAAAATATCATAGTTAAATGTATTTTAGTAAAACCATTTTCTTGGGAAGGTTCTAAAAAAAGTAATAGAGCAAATGAAACAATAGATTTTTTAAAGCAACTAAAAAATGTATCAATTATAGAAATAGAAAATGATGAGTTAAAAAGTTTTGAGCATTTGAGTATGAAAGAGTCATTTAACTTGCTTAATAACAAGATAAATTTGATGATTTAG
- a CDS encoding DUF4145 domain-containing protein, with amino-acid sequence MRFQNLFDDLDTIGTKFRKVTEKIIFKVYEEQIGRRPLRMSLSTAVYELHEKGILSDTAKNYISIVRVYGNISSHYSDSTICREEAIAIASSLLNVIDEIYEKNLLNNNGI; translated from the coding sequence TTGAGATTTCAGAATTTATTTGATGACCTAGATACAATAGGAACTAAATTTAGAAAGGTTACAGAAAAAATCATTTTTAAAGTTTATGAGGAACAAATAGGAAGAAGACCATTACGAATGTCTCTATCAACAGCTGTGTATGAACTCCATGAGAAAGGCATATTAAGTGATACTGCTAAAAATTATATTTCTATAGTTAGAGTTTATGGAAATATTTCATCTCACTATTCAGATAGTACAATATGTAGAGAAGAAGCTATTGCAATAGCTTCTTCTTTGTTGAATGTTATTGATGAAATCTATGAAAAAAACTTATTAAATAATAATGGAATTTAG
- a CDS encoding caspase family protein — MKKIFILILLTIHLLGNTIEFAKDLFDNKQQYKEAIDIFQKFPDDAEAQYYIGKANFYGMGVEKDLKKAFEYAKKSADKNNSSGLNLLGLIYANGNDEMKAFDYFKKSVDLENTKGMLNLSTYYIRRENFEEAKRWLNNAHDLGDLNATLELAFFLSSTEIKNYKEAIIYYDIYMKSGYKMTSNIYYRMASAYENIGDYEKAYEFYVKSVEFGDKDGILSIIYSEGIRNILSDEEYLDWLKKGVELKLELAYQPLYMYYQEKKDFKNLKLFLEKAYYENKNFEMGCNLSSYYLNLMNLRTEKPDYEKAFKIANQIVENNPKANNLGSCYRTLSYMYEKGDYLSKDLNKAIEIRKKSSDISYEFDKKEDLKHINEKEEELKYRLKLFEKLDIKDEKVFPIINNFTKKEQVIAALETKKYFFFSVNDKSIKMYDKNNLSLLKEFRPWISSGLEGNPLQIVFDENKNILYFSTLNSTNDMSKNDLIHGIDIQSGKIIKTLKNIIAFKNIYLSISDDGKFIVAINNNNLINIINTENNEIQHYNLGDPIILLAANIIKEKDDYVVNVVSTDKKLYKFSINLSRNILIEDFNFQTNFRSFNGTHAEKIFENKNNINIENAKINSKDNLELKINNKFKEFDFKNLIFNEQDKSITSDDKSTSSLSINQKYDGKVIEFVNMKTKNKKEYFLVGDTKLLNSYPIKDKYILLITSDITFMPILNDKGEIIANLQGFSAFPKDIDIKNNKLVYTGLDNIIHIFNLDILSKLKYVKNEFDKEVLEGFSKQFGDDKDTIIENFLNFGEEDLENLRNTYNLSFTPTQDQIKNFFQLFMHKKEIIYPQLSLYIQNENDWIIYTPEGLFTYGGNGKDLLKYHQNQGLYKEAKIIENDRLFEKFYRPDLIKKILAGEKVEIPMDVKSVILNIMPPELKILINKMINAKDIELTYQVCDAGNGIADAKLIINGQSINPPQSRGFSIEQIDNQNDKCKIYKSVHTLYPGKSTIEFKAYDKDMNIANVSDKLEVTADYKIIEKSKNMSIDDIKKLETENNNIVLEKSNLYFLSLAVAEYEDKNYNLKYTVNDVESVKEKFVKNSKNTFENIFTYKLQDNEVTKDNIDKIFDEISKKLKINDTFVLYIAGHGTIQDGKYQFIPYKIDEKISIDNIKQNLAKIANYTNKSLVMLDTCYSGAVIENISDNATTNRLSHDNNSINYIVASSSEQVALEGYNNHGVFTYSVLDAFDKNQTLKVNVLSEHVTELVPKITQEKFHFEQRPQVKLNQNFILSDDK, encoded by the coding sequence ATGAAAAAAATATTTATATTAATTTTATTAACAATCCATTTATTGGGTAATACTATCGAATTTGCAAAAGATTTATTTGATAATAAACAACAATACAAAGAAGCTATTGATATATTTCAGAAATTTCCAGATGATGCAGAAGCTCAATATTATATTGGAAAAGCTAATTTTTATGGAATGGGTGTAGAAAAAGATTTAAAAAAAGCTTTTGAATATGCAAAAAAATCAGCTGATAAAAATAATTCTTCTGGACTTAATCTTTTGGGGCTTATATATGCGAATGGAAATGATGAGATGAAAGCTTTTGATTACTTTAAAAAATCTGTAGATTTAGAAAATACAAAAGGTATGTTGAATTTATCAACATATTATATTAGGAGAGAAAATTTCGAAGAAGCAAAAAGATGGCTAAATAATGCACATGACTTAGGTGATTTAAATGCAACTCTTGAATTAGCATTTTTTTTATCATCAACTGAAATTAAAAATTATAAAGAAGCAATTATATACTATGATATTTATATGAAATCTGGTTATAAAATGACTAGTAATATTTATTATAGAATGGCTTCAGCTTATGAAAATATAGGTGATTATGAAAAAGCTTATGAATTTTATGTTAAATCAGTAGAGTTTGGAGATAAAGATGGAATATTAAGTATTATTTATTCAGAAGGTATAAGAAATATTCTTTCTGATGAGGAATATTTAGATTGGTTGAAAAAAGGAGTTGAATTAAAATTAGAATTAGCTTATCAACCTCTTTATATGTATTATCAGGAAAAAAAAGATTTTAAAAATTTAAAATTATTTTTAGAAAAGGCATATTATGAAAATAAGAATTTTGAGATGGGATGTAACTTAAGCTCATATTATTTAAATCTAATGAACTTACGAACTGAAAAACCAGACTATGAGAAAGCTTTTAAGATAGCCAATCAAATAGTAGAAAATAATCCAAAAGCTAATAATCTTGGTAGTTGTTATCGTACTTTATCTTATATGTATGAAAAAGGAGATTATTTATCAAAAGATTTAAATAAAGCTATAGAAATTAGAAAAAAATCTTCAGATATTTCTTATGAGTTTGATAAAAAAGAAGATTTAAAACATATCAACGAAAAAGAAGAAGAATTAAAATATAGATTAAAATTATTTGAAAAATTAGATATAAAAGATGAAAAAGTTTTCCCTATAATAAATAATTTTACAAAAAAAGAACAAGTAATTGCTGCTTTAGAAACTAAAAAATATTTCTTTTTCAGTGTTAATGATAAATCAATAAAAATGTATGATAAAAATAATTTATCACTTTTAAAAGAATTTAGACCTTGGATTTCTTCAGGGTTAGAGGGTAATCCACTACAAATTGTTTTTGATGAAAATAAAAACATACTGTATTTTAGTACTCTAAATAGTACAAATGATATGAGTAAAAATGATTTAATTCATGGTATAGACATACAAAGTGGAAAAATAATTAAAACATTAAAAAATATTATAGCATTTAAAAATATATACTTATCAATTTCTGATGATGGTAAATTTATAGTTGCGATTAACAATAATAATTTAATAAATATAATTAATACTGAAAATAATGAGATTCAGCATTATAATTTAGGGGATCCTATTATTTTATTAGCGGCTAATATTATTAAAGAAAAAGATGATTATGTTGTAAATGTAGTAAGTACAGATAAAAAACTATATAAATTTTCTATAAATTTAAGTAGAAATATATTAATTGAGGATTTTAATTTTCAAACAAATTTTAGGTCATTTAACGGAACTCATGCTGAAAAGATTTTCGAGAATAAAAATAATATAAATATTGAAAATGCAAAGATAAATTCTAAAGATAATCTTGAGTTAAAAATAAACAATAAATTTAAAGAGTTTGATTTTAAAAATTTAATATTCAATGAACAAGATAAATCAATAACATCAGATGATAAAAGTACTTCTTCATTAAGTATAAATCAAAAATACGATGGAAAAGTTATAGAATTTGTAAATATGAAAACAAAAAATAAAAAAGAGTATTTTTTAGTGGGAGATACTAAATTATTAAATTCATATCCAATAAAAGATAAATATATTTTATTAATAACTTCAGATATTACATTTATGCCAATATTGAATGATAAGGGTGAAATAATCGCAAATTTACAAGGTTTTTCTGCTTTTCCAAAAGATATAGATATTAAGAATAATAAATTAGTATATACAGGATTAGATAATATTATTCATATTTTTAATTTAGATATTTTAAGTAAGTTAAAATATGTTAAAAATGAATTTGATAAAGAAGTATTAGAAGGCTTTAGTAAGCAATTTGGTGATGATAAAGATACTATAATAGAAAATTTCCTAAATTTTGGAGAAGAAGATCTTGAAAATTTAAGAAATACTTATAATTTATCATTTACTCCTACTCAAGATCAGATTAAAAACTTTTTTCAACTTTTTATGCATAAAAAAGAAATAATATATCCTCAATTATCTTTATACATTCAAAATGAAAATGATTGGATTATATATACACCAGAAGGTCTATTTACTTATGGTGGGAATGGAAAAGATTTATTAAAATATCATCAAAATCAAGGCTTATATAAAGAAGCTAAGATAATTGAAAATGATAGATTATTTGAAAAATTTTATAGACCTGATTTAATTAAAAAAATACTTGCAGGTGAAAAAGTAGAAATTCCAATGGATGTAAAATCTGTAATATTAAATATTATGCCTCCTGAATTAAAAATTTTAATAAATAAAATGATAAATGCAAAAGATATTGAACTTACTTATCAAGTTTGTGATGCAGGTAATGGAATTGCAGATGCAAAACTTATAATCAATGGACAATCAATAAATCCACCTCAAAGTAGAGGTTTTTCAATTGAGCAAATAGATAATCAAAATGATAAATGTAAGATTTATAAAAGTGTTCATACTTTATATCCTGGTAAAAGTACAATTGAATTTAAAGCCTATGATAAAGATATGAATATTGCAAATGTTAGTGATAAACTTGAAGTAACTGCTGATTATAAAATAATAGAAAAATCAAAAAATATGTCTATTGATGATATTAAAAAATTAGAAACTGAAAACAACAATATTGTACTTGAAAAATCAAATCTTTATTTTTTATCACTTGCAGTTGCTGAGTATGAAGATAAAAATTATAATTTAAAATATACTGTTAATGATGTAGAATCAGTAAAAGAAAAGTTTGTAAAAAATAGTAAAAATACCTTTGAAAATATTTTTACATATAAACTACAAGATAATGAAGTAACAAAAGATAATATCGATAAAATCTTTGATGAAATATCTAAAAAGTTAAAAATAAATGACACTTTTGTACTTTATATAGCAGGTCATGGAACAATTCAAGATGGAAAATATCAATTTATACCTTATAAAATTGATGAAAAAATTTCAATAGATAATATTAAACAAAATCTTGCAAAAATAGCAAATTATACAAATAAGTCATTAGTTATGTTAGATACTTGTTATAGTGGAGCAGTAATTGAAAATATTAGTGATAATGCAACTACAAATAGATTATCTCATGATAACAATAGTATAAATTATATAGTTGCAAGTAGTTCAGAACAAGTTGCACTTGAGGGTTATAACAATCATGGAGTATTTACATATAGTGTACTAGATGCTTTTGATAAAAATCAAACACTTAAAGTAAATGTATTATCTGAACATGTTACAGAATTAGTTCCTAAAATTACTCAAGAAAAATTTCATTTTGAGCAAAGACCTCAAGTAAAATTGAATCAAAATTTTATTTTGTCTGATGATAAATAA
- a CDS encoding ATP-dependent DNA helicase gives METASNISTTQNKAFEEIFAKLDNMIKTNMVWDNEISLSGAAGTGKTYLTTKLVQKLQKEYHITITAPTHKALQVLRQNLLGEDADTTNVETKTLQSFLNLKLVTDYDKGIQKFEPSKAKDKDETNTDILIVDESSMVSGNLYDYVIKAIEIGRIKAVLYVGDEYQLLPVDNHKNKVLEVKNKYRLEKIVRQAQGSYIINMATKARNIIKSKQYISIKEFFEDETFKNNVQFFTNQKDFHNDFCTPDTWAKKDKVIASFTNASVESHNRIIRNRYWENQNVISPLPLLQSDKVIFQEANVINEKIIHQNSDIVELSSAKKIYFEPLKIYFWDCLDLNNKPFKVIDPDSKTRFKNILDDIAKNAKSEKNYTERTKKWKFFFELKELFVDVKYTYASTIHKLQGSTYETVYIDLSEIENMKDKDMMFRLLYVAITRASTNIKVLLPTNEDTTLIDIQNNVLNSLDSRLDMLGIEF, from the coding sequence ATGGAAACAGCAAGTAATATCTCAACAACACAAAATAAAGCTTTTGAAGAAATCTTTGCAAAATTAGATAATATGATTAAAACTAATATGGTTTGGGATAATGAAATTTCATTAAGTGGAGCAGCTGGTACAGGAAAAACATATCTTACAACAAAACTAGTACAAAAACTTCAAAAAGAGTATCATATTACAATAACTGCACCAACGCATAAAGCTTTGCAAGTTTTAAGACAAAATCTTTTAGGTGAAGATGCAGATACAACAAATGTTGAAACAAAAACATTACAATCTTTTTTAAATTTAAAACTCGTTACAGATTATGATAAAGGAATTCAAAAATTTGAACCATCAAAAGCAAAAGATAAAGATGAGACAAATACAGATATTTTAATCGTAGATGAGAGTTCTATGGTTAGCGGAAATCTTTATGACTATGTTATAAAAGCTATTGAAATTGGAAGAATTAAAGCTGTATTGTATGTTGGAGATGAGTATCAATTACTTCCTGTGGATAATCATAAAAACAAAGTATTAGAAGTAAAAAATAAATATAGACTTGAAAAAATAGTAAGACAAGCTCAAGGTAGTTATATTATCAATATGGCTACAAAAGCTAGAAATATAATCAAATCAAAACAATATATTTCTATAAAAGAGTTTTTTGAAGATGAAACATTTAAAAATAATGTGCAATTTTTTACAAATCAAAAAGATTTTCATAATGATTTTTGTACACCTGATACTTGGGCAAAAAAAGATAAAGTAATAGCAAGTTTTACAAATGCAAGTGTTGAATCTCACAATAGAATAATTAGAAATAGATATTGGGAAAATCAAAATGTAATAAGTCCTTTACCATTATTACAAAGTGATAAAGTGATTTTTCAAGAAGCAAATGTAATCAATGAAAAAATAATTCATCAAAATAGTGATATTGTAGAGTTATCAAGTGCTAAGAAAATATATTTTGAACCATTAAAAATATATTTTTGGGATTGTTTGGATTTAAATAATAAACCATTTAAAGTTATAGATCCAGATTCAAAAACTAGATTCAAAAATATTTTAGATGATATAGCAAAAAATGCAAAAAGTGAAAAAAATTATACTGAACGAACAAAAAAATGGAAATTTTTCTTTGAACTTAAAGAGCTATTTGTAGATGTAAAATATACTTATGCGTCAACAATTCATAAATTACAAGGAAGTACTTATGAAACTGTATATATAGATTTAAGCGAAATAGAAAATATGAAAGATAAAGATATGATGTTTAGACTTTTATATGTAGCAATCACAAGAGCCTCTACTAATATAAAAGTATTATTGCCAACAAATGAAGATACAACATTGATTGATATTCAAAATAATGTTTTAAATTCACTTGATAGT
- a CDS encoding ComF family protein produces the protein MEQFIKGNWTAGWTMDLHTVSCSKNSDGSFDTVRSEIGELVYKLKYQQDNTTITNLSNMVATFMKSRRIFNYIDAIIPVPPSKDRSLQPVTAIALEAGKLVGKKVDTNYIKKLKSTSEVKNIQNPDDRAKILKNAFGVIDNRYEGKNVLLFDDLYRSGTTLKELTNVLYKYGNVKNVYIITMTKTRVNR, from the coding sequence ATGGAGCAATTTATAAAAGGAAATTGGACAGCAGGTTGGACTATGGATTTACATACTGTTTCTTGTTCAAAAAATAGTGATGGTAGTTTTGATACAGTTAGATCTGAAATCGGAGAACTTGTTTATAAATTAAAATATCAACAAGATAACACTACTATTACAAATTTATCTAATATGGTAGCTACTTTTATGAAATCAAGAAGAATCTTTAATTATATTGATGCAATAATTCCTGTACCACCTTCAAAAGATAGAAGTTTACAACCCGTTACTGCAATTGCACTTGAAGCTGGTAAATTAGTAGGAAAAAAAGTAGATACTAATTATATTAAAAAATTAAAATCAACTTCTGAAGTAAAAAATATTCAAAATCCAGATGATAGAGCAAAAATTTTAAAAAATGCTTTTGGAGTAATTGATAATAGATATGAGGGAAAAAATGTATTACTATTTGATGATTTATATAGATCTGGAACTACATTAAAAGAATTAACAAATGTATTATATAAATATGGAAATGTAAAAAATGTTTATATAATTACAATGACAAAAACAAGGGTTAATAGATGA
- a CDS encoding S1 family peptidase, translated as MISKQFILFFILCSSLFAKVEVNLELNKNDSIYRLENNDIVFKDDKLKFSMKSNKDEVLEIFYKTNKNKLELLEKIELKKDIAQDYPQSNKYIILDDEIGTLTFLIKSKSYQKEFILNTNPKHETLINNEENIKKDERVYVDKSKIISNDRGEKEANIIIPKLESSTVVINNKSDNSIGAGVVINDGKNILTNYHVVEPDKENVYIAFKPKLGNKPSNNNYYKVKVVKVDMTKDLALLEMPKDLISKNDYISLKLADIDSLKKGMNIYNMGHPLGYYFAFEYGMLTNILNDYSWDEYKADYILQYSMNANKGNSGSPIVNDKLELIGIGAFSNKKGENLNFGISVIDIKNFIDSKDSVIVKKKNADEYKNKIIEQGLYKNIKLAKIDRNKNGIPDAMMKDIDNDGIWDIIAYDTDEDGSYERVTSFR; from the coding sequence ATGATAAGTAAACAATTCATTTTATTTTTTATATTGTGTTCAAGTTTATTTGCAAAAGTTGAAGTAAATTTAGAATTAAATAAAAATGATTCAATTTATAGATTAGAAAATAACGATATAGTATTTAAAGATGACAAATTAAAGTTTAGTATGAAATCTAATAAAGACGAAGTTTTAGAAATTTTTTATAAAACTAATAAAAATAAATTGGAGCTTTTAGAAAAAATTGAATTAAAAAAAGATATTGCTCAAGATTATCCACAATCTAACAAATATATTATTTTAGATGATGAGATTGGCACATTAACTTTTCTAATTAAGTCTAAATCATATCAAAAAGAATTTATATTAAATACTAATCCAAAACATGAAACTTTAATAAATAATGAAGAAAATATAAAAAAAGATGAAAGAGTTTATGTAGATAAATCAAAAATTATTTCAAATGATAGGGGTGAAAAAGAAGCAAATATTATCATTCCTAAACTTGAATCATCAACGGTAGTTATTAACAATAAATCGGATAATTCCATTGGTGCAGGTGTGGTTATAAATGATGGCAAAAATATCTTAACGAATTATCATGTTGTAGAACCAGATAAAGAAAATGTTTATATCGCATTTAAACCAAAACTAGGAAATAAGCCATCGAATAATAATTATTATAAAGTTAAAGTTGTAAAAGTAGATATGACAAAAGATTTAGCATTATTAGAAATGCCTAAAGATTTGATTAGTAAAAATGACTATATTTCTTTAAAACTAGCAGATATCGATTCATTAAAAAAAGGAATGAATATTTATAATATGGGACATCCTCTTGGATATTATTTTGCATTTGAATATGGGATGTTAACAAATATTTTAAATGATTATAGTTGGGATGAATATAAAGCTGATTACATACTACAATACTCTATGAATGCAAATAAAGGTAATTCTGGAAGTCCAATTGTAAATGATAAATTAGAATTGATTGGAATTGGAGCTTTTTCAAATAAAAAAGGAGAAAATCTAAATTTTGGAATATCTGTAATTGATATAAAAAATTTCATTGATTCAAAAGATAGCGTAATAGTGAAAAAGAAAAATGCTGATGAATATAAAAATAAAATTATAGAGCAAGGTTTATATAAAAATATAAAACTTGCAAAAATTGATAGAAATAAAAATGGTATTCCAGATGCTATGATGAAAGATATAGATAATGATGGTATTTGGGATATTATAGCTTATGATACAGATGAAGATGGCTCTTATGAAAGGGTGACAAGTTTTAGATGA
- a CDS encoding DUF4145 domain-containing protein — MFKINFSNPFVYWTVIIISILIFSFLFNNTKEIYVEKKENTNTFEKYSYQNGEKKLDTYEFPDINAKLEPEKNNIISNLFSKDTNILMIFLLIYSIGLSMLFTYREKSRISKEMLDEKLKIEKERIQSKINIFEDIEVELKKYENIINPEIKLENLDKRIDTDTNYVLFNARVVLEKILLNICKVNEIEEESLNKMIYLLFKKEILTHQTKSYAHTIKAFGNRVAHPSIKQPIIFTSKDALLVLSTLVALLEIFKTQNLLVGLNNDK, encoded by the coding sequence ATGTTTAAAATCAACTTCTCAAATCCATTCGTTTATTGGACTGTTATTATTATTTCAATATTAATATTTTCATTTCTTTTTAATAATACAAAAGAAATATATGTAGAAAAAAAAGAAAATACAAATACCTTTGAAAAATATAGTTATCAAAATGGTGAAAAAAAACTAGATACTTATGAATTCCCAGATATAAATGCAAAGTTAGAACCTGAAAAGAATAACATTATCTCAAATTTATTTTCAAAAGACACAAATATTTTGATGATATTTTTACTTATATATTCAATTGGATTATCTATGCTTTTTACATATAGAGAGAAAAGTAGAATCTCAAAAGAGATGTTAGATGAAAAATTGAAAATAGAAAAAGAAAGAATTCAATCAAAAATAAATATATTTGAAGATATTGAAGTTGAACTCAAAAAATATGAAAATATAATTAATCCTGAAATAAAATTAGAAAATTTAGATAAAAGAATTGATACAGATACAAATTATGTATTATTTAATGCTAGAGTTGTTTTAGAAAAAATACTTTTAAATATTTGCAAAGTAAATGAAATCGAAGAAGAATCTTTAAATAAAATGATTTATTTATTATTCAAAAAAGAGATTTTAACTCACCAAACAAAAAGCTATGCACACACTATAAAAGCTTTTGGAAATAGGGTAGCTCATCCAAGTATAAAACAACCAATCATATTTACTTCAAAAGATGCCTTATTAGTATTAAGTACTTTAGTTGCACTATTAGAAATATTTAAAACTCAAAATCTTTTGGTAGGATTAAATAATGATAAGTAA